gtcatatttttttcttttactattGCTAACTATTTGGTAAGATAAGATTTGTATTACAGAATGTCTATTTAAAAGATTGTTAGATTAAATATTTGGGAGTCCATATTAATTAATAGTACACGTTAAtagtaaaaaatgaaattaatacATATTAATGCTTTGCAGTTATAATATATTGTGCTGTCAGATCAGCTTGTATCTCAGTTTTTAACATGATtagaaaatacctgttgccttttatgttgtgtttaagtttaatgatgaatggactaaaagaaatagcccaaaattacttggacaaaaagtctggttacaCTGACACATTAgtcaagtatgttttttccttctcctgtaaaatgacaatTTTAGAGATTttgttttgaggttttgttctgtcaGCAGcgataaacataaatatacaaatatataaaaccCTGGCATGAACCTTTGGCACAAAATTAACTCCATGCATCTCACATCAGTGAAATGGATTACAACAAACACAGGCAGCAGTTCACGAGTACCACAAGCACAGCACAAAGTAGGCAGGTGCAGGCGGGCATGGTGTGTAATCGAGGAGGGTGAGTGTGGGCAAACATGGTGCTAGGTTTTGCATGCAGCAGTGGGCAAGAATCACAATAGGATTTTGAGGGTGCAGGACAATGTTATTAGTGGTTGAATTGGGCGGGTGCAGGTATTAATAATCAGGCCTGTGCAGACCTCTGTTAACACACTTGCAGTCATCAGTTTTATCCATTTCTAAAGAAGTGGTGTGGAGTACAACTAATGCTGCAAAATGGCCTTTTgcacatgcaattacacatttccccCAGAGAGGTCACCAAATCCCAAGAACTTTTATAGAGCAGCTTCAGTGTGTTATCTGTCATTTGTTATGATATATTCTGCATCCTCACGTATCATCCCCAAAGCTGTTACAGTTTTTCATAAGTTCCTCCCACCGGCAAACTCATGAACAGAAGTGGGCCTTCCTAGCCTTTAAATTGGAAAGTCTCACACTACAGATTactacagcactgctgtaagAGGAGactaggcatgtttacaacaaatGTAGTTGTGCTAAAATCTTTCTTTTTGGTTGAATTGTCCATTTAACTAAAACCTAACTATTAGACCTATTAGGCCGTTTTGGTGATGTAGGGGTTATTGACAATACTGTTGTCACATTAACCAAGTCAATTAAAAATCCTACAGGAATACCAGCACCTATACTTGCTGTAACTTGAATAACTCACTGCCTGGATTCTGACGCAAatatttttctcctctttatatCCAGGGGGCTCCGTCAGGATGATTTTTGGTCTGCTGCACACAGATCTTCATCAGCAGGGAATTGTAGACAGTATATGCCACTTAGCCAGCACTGTAATCTCTGTAACATCTGTGAATCATGCCCACCATGCTGTGGCCAAGACAATGCACCGTAAAAAATCCGGAAAGGTTATCCGAGAGGTAATTAAATAGTTGTTAttatttgaaaaacaaacaaatctcgTCTTTATTGTGAAACTCTAAGTTTTTATTATGATTGTAGTTGATAAGTAATTGTTTCCCGCAGTtatttttcattggacagctgatGAGAACAGTTATCTTGTCATCTCTTATCAGGAGGAGTTTTTCACTGTAAAAGATGACTTAACACTATCTATAGAGAAAAGATCCGGCCAGTCTGGGCATGTACAGATGCAGCCAGACACAAAGGTGAATTTTTGTTCCTAAGGCTTAAGTTTTCACTGTTTGTCCACTGtgttcagtagaaaaaaaatgtcttcccccccccccccatgtctGTCCTTCTTTTTCCAACCTGCAGGCGGATCCAACGTCAAACTTGACCTTTAATCTTCGTTTGTCTGAAGTGGAGAGGGAGGCAAGGGAAAAGGTTGCTCTGCCCTTTGTCTTCAGCCAAGAAAAGTAAGAAGAGATTCTGGTGGTGACAGCTTCTAAAGCTACACCAAATGTcaaaaagtatccagacacccttctaattacttattatttagcTACTTTAAGATGTATccttagaaaagcactgccaataaAATGGCATTCACAGTGCTAAGTGTCTGTTAGAAGGATTTTAAAACCCTCCAGCATTAGGCGTTGGAGCAGTGGAGTTGCATTTTCTGGAGTGATAGAGCATCTAATACCTGTTGAGATGAGTTTGATTGGTGTTTGTGATCTGGAAAATAtaatccagcatcagtacctgatgtcacatctagtgtaaaaccttctcagaagagtagaaactgtcactgcagcaaagggggacaaactacCTATAAATACTCTTGATTTTAGAAGACACAGTGGATGAGCAAGTAAATACAAACTTCTGGACATACAGTGTGTCTTTCTGATTTTCCCCGGTGGTATACCAAATTTTTTTGGCTTTAACATAAATGGGATGAGGCGGGCAGAACAAATAAGACTCTGAATATAAAGTATGTGATGCTATATCCAATTCATGCTCATGCTCAGGGGCTAAAAGAGAATTTGATTGTGTGAATGTTAAAACATGAAACTACATTTTACAATTGTTGCATCTTCATCTGTCAACAGGAAGTCTGCTCTGCTGAAGCAGAGTCAGGGCTCTGGAAGGATTATATATGAACCTGATGCTAGTGATGACTTTGATGAAGAAGATCCAGATGATGATCTTGATGTCTAAAATATGTTCATGGCAGGACTGACCTCTACATGTGGTGGAAAACACACAAACTCTTTTACTTAAAGTAATTCATCAAAATTGTACTATGGTAAAAGTTTGAAAGCACTTCTGGAAGTAAAGAACATAAGTGCTTAATTTTCATGATTTCTGattaaaacactttattttctttattcactttattgtgctgttttaccaatataaataaatataaacatagtTCATATTTTGTACAGAATACATTGcagtaaactttatttttatcttttaaggTGTGCTGTGATAATTACTGCCATAGACAATTTAAGTATCAAAGCAAATtattttctcccacagtccttCTATAGATGCTATTTATTTTCCCTCATAATGTCATTCTGGCGCCACTTGCAGAACCCGAAACAGACCTGGGATCCTTTGAAATTGTTGCTGCTTTAAACTATTACTGCAATTCCTGGCATTACCAAGTCTcagttttcagttatttttgtttagcTTTCCAGATCTCTTAGACAGCACTGTCAGTTCATGAACATGCATTTTCTATTACTGTAAACTAAAAAgggacatttaaaaaaaaaaaaaaaaaaaaaacttttttccagatgcaccactattttaccattaataacattacatgtaaatgaaaataaatatacatacatatagaaaagaaagagtcctatcggGCCTGGTTGACTTGtgggaggcaaaagatgggtaccaaAGGGCCAAACGGGTCGGGGCTTTggcggttgctgaggcaaaaactcgggtgtgggaggagtttggtgaggccatggagaaagactatcgacaTGCACTgtgaaggttctggcaaaccgtcaggcgcctCAAGAGAGCAGAGCGGTTCCCAACCAAcactatatacagtggggctgctgacttcgactgaggACGTCATTGGACGGTGAAAGGAATATTtaaaggatcttctcaatcccatcAGCGAtccttccctagaggaggcagagtTTGGAGATCCAAGCGAGGGTCTGTCCATCAAtcgggctgaggtagccaaggtggaTGGAAaacttggtggcagagcaccgggggtggatgagatccacctggaattcctgagggctctggatgttgtaggactgtcttggctgacatgcctctgcaacatcgcatggacatctggggcagtccctctggaatggcagaccagggtggtggtcctttttaagaaaggggaccggagggtatGTTCCAATTATTGGGGGAttacacttctcagcctacctggtaaggtctatgccgGGGTACTGGAGATCAGAGTCCGACTGATAGtcgaatctcagctacaagaggaacaatgcgggttttgccctggtcgtggaacactggaccagctttttatcctcaccagggtcctggagggtgcgtgggagttcacccaaccagtccacatgtggtttggggatcctgtggggagtgctctgggagtatggggtgaggGGCCcgttgttacgggccattcagtccctgtacaaacagagaaggagcttggttcgtatagccggcagtaagtcaaattggtttccagtcagggttggactttGCCAGGGCTgtcctttgtcaccgattctgttcataacttttaaggacagaatttctctgaacagccaagtggcggagggtgtccagtatggtagcctcaggatttcacatctgctttttgtggatgatgtggtcctgttggcatCGTCAGGccaggacctccagctctctctggaccagtttgcagccaagtgtgaagcggctgggatgaaaatcagcacctcttaatctgagaccatggtcctcagtcggaaaagggtggaatgctctgttcAGGTTGGGAATTAATTCTTGCCcaaagtggaggagtttaaatatctcagggattttgttcacaagtAAAAGAAcaatggagcgagaggttgacaggcggattggtgcagcgtctgcagtaatgcagaccctataccggtccgtcattgtgagagagagctgagccagaaggcgaagctatcaatttaccggtcagtctacatTCTGACTCTCACAAGCTTTGGGTAGagaccaaaagaacgagatcgcggatacaagcggccgaaatgagctttctccgcagggtcgccgggctctcctttagagatagggtgagaggctcagagtagagccgctgctcctccacgttgagagaagccagttgaggtggttcgggcatctggtaaggatggcctctagATGCCTCCCCAGGGAGGTATTCCAGACATGGCCGGCGGGAAGGAGACCCTGGGGATGACCCAGGAcacattggagggattatatttCTCGGctgtcttgggaatgcctcggtatccctccggaagagctggaggaggtggcggtggagagggaggcctgagcctctttgcttaggctgctgcccccgtgacccggactcggataagcagatgacgatggatggatggatggatggatggatggatggatgcctGTATAGAAAGACAATTTCACATCAGGCCTCTGAATTAAGTAGCTTAACTGAATTATATagatttctaaaaataaataaatggaatttctctttaaaggGCAATCCCacctatttttaaataattctgaatAATTTGAGTCTTTAGAATGTAAACaatcattcaaagtggtttgatgtgaaaaggttcatttgggaaacttgctgactcagatttctttacagtggtgatgacaggaaccaggggtcacaatgtctaacACAcaattttttctattatttactATCATAAACCACCAGTGGACCTGCACGCATCTTctgattttatatatgtaatgttgtctttggggattattttgcaggcagcatattcataaccatttcatgtaataggggggcagtcgtgggctggaggttagggagctggccctgtgaccggaaggttgccggttcaatcctcagggccgacagtccatgactgaggtgtccttgagcaagacacctaacccccaactgctccccgggcgccgtggatagggctgcccaccgctccgggcaagtgtgctcactgctccctagtgtgtgtgttcactggtgtgtatgtggtgtttcacttcacggatgggttaaatgcggaggtggaatttccctgtttgtgggattaaaaaaagtatcacttaataactTTATGAGGAGCTTTTAGGGGTGAacctcaccaccactgtgaacaactcttgAGTCTGGAAGTTTCTGTACAAGAAGGCATTTGACACCAAAAAAAtttgaacgactttgtttacatcttaactgtttatttatgtcGATTTTTCTGGCTAAATTGGCAGAATTGGTGGAGCTCCCCTTCAAGACCCGTCAGTCTGGAGCTACAAAACCTGAATCTTACTGACattaacataaacaaacacttgCAAATTAGGTCGCTTGTTTTAGCAGATCTGATCAGTTCGCCAAATACGCATGTAGTGATTATTACCGACAGGCTAAGCGTGGCTGCAGATAtgacctgtctgtctgtctgtctgtctgtctgcctgtctgtttacCAGAGTAAACAGCACTTCTAGCTCTAGCTGAAAGCTAAAGGGACTCAACTTTAACGCTTGGGGAAGTGACGTCACGCCGAGGCTGGCGGTCCTGTTCCGGATCGGCTTTGAACTGTTTTTCAGCGGTCACTGACTTTTCActagctcagctcagctcagccccGGGGGTCCGGCAGCAGGCAGGACAGAGCCGCACTTCACCCAGCAGCCGCTACAGGCTTCGGTTATCTGTCCTTCCATTGCGTCCCGGAGCGAAGTGGACCGCGTGAACGGCGTCTTCACCTCCGTGCCTCGGAGGCAGAGAGCGCGCAGTGAGTtaactaacctaacctaacccaACGCAGCTCACAGCGGCGGAGCTGCGTCTTCAGGGTTTGACTGAGCTCTGCTGCTGCTACAAGGAAACTGAACTACCTCCGTCTAGCCGCCAACGTGAAACCCCATACATGTGGCCTTTGAACGCCGCGGTTTACAGGGTGTAGCGCTCGACTTTTAAAGTAGTTTTAAGCAATGCGCTGAGGAGGAGCGCGGAGCTCGGCGTTACACGTTACAGCCGCGCAGCCGTCTGGTCCGCTCTGGAAGGAAACGTGTACGTGTGGAGTGTAATGGTGGAGCGGACCTCCAGTCTTTAGGCGCCAgcagctcactctctctctcctgaaaGGCAGACAGCAGCGCTGTTATGGTGGACATGCTGAAGACCCGTCAGTGTGCGCTCTGTGTCCGCACTTTCTTCGGCGTGACGTCCAAGATATGGAGCTTCTTTTTATACATACTCAGGAAACACCTAAGGACGGTGAGTAGGACTGCAGCTCGTAGCACTGCCTGCGTGTGCAGTCTGTCTGTGTGACTAACTGACGCCTGAACACTGCTTCCTTTGAGTGCCAGGGACGTTTAACGCCTGTTAACTATAATAACCTTCTATCTTTTTCCTCCTTCCCCCTGAGGTTCACTGATGACGTCTATCTGTTTTTATGTCTCAAAGACAGTCAGTTAATTTTATacgaccattttccaacctcctCTTATACCTTATATTTAAACAGGCGGTCTGTGCTACTGATGTATGCAAATAATCTTGtttctgtattgtgcctcattcaaacgCCATTCCTGcccctgaaacactccttataacttcatgaATGTGTGGAGCTGAATAGGcgaatatatgtgtgtgtgtgtttcgtgAGATCACTTGGTTtctatatatatgtttttttattggttGGGAAGTGAACAGTGCATTTTGAAAGTTTGACAGTGTACATAATACAAAAAAGTATCAAGGTCTTTTCCTAAAAATGATATAAGGTCTGTGATAAGGGCCTTTGAAGACAATATAATATGCACAAGTGTAAAAGAGCTCTCCAGACAGCAACTCCACACTTTAGTCTtattttcatatcaaaatgctgcATAAGATGCTTATTAAAAGTGTCTTGTTTTAGAGGTAAGgtgggcgtgtgtgtgttagtCTGCCCTGTTGCTGCTACAGGAAAACCATAAACCACAGCTGTAGTCTGAATAGTGacattattactgttgttttctTGATGCATGGTATTCCTTTCACACACTGCCAGCCTTTTCTACTACAAGATGTGGGTAGTAGGGAATTACTTTAACTTAGTTATGCAAAATATTGATGGATTTACACTTTCTGAGCATTTCTTAAATAGGGAATTTTTCTTGATTCATGAATCATCTTATAAGTTGGGGGGAAAACAGAAAACGTGATGCAACGTTGAAAAATACTTTAGAAATTTACATTAAGTATTTTTACACAATGCAGTGCACTGAATATAATTGAACAGGACTAGTTATATACTAGTTTATATAATCATATTGTGACATTGTGAtgaattttataataataataataataataacaataataaattacGATTAtttagcgcctttcacaaacccaaggttgTAAGTAAGGGTAAATATTGTCagattgtcatattgcccaacttttattttcaaatattaatTTGTGGAAGGTAATCTCATGTTTCCTGTTCTCTTTTAGTCCTTCACATTTGGTGCCTGTCttactttctttctgtttttttgttggcTGTATCTGGACTCACTTTAAAGCTTTAGTAATTTACTCTTTGTCTAAAAGGATCCCAAAAAGGGAGTAATGCCTACTAAGAAACTTCAGTTACTATGCTGACAGATTCCAGATCTGTATCATCAAAGTTTTGCTCCTATCTCTAATGTacaaaagaatgtgtgtgtgtgtgtttatagtgcaGTGGTACCagagaaaaaggggaaaaatatTTGAAGATTTAGATCTCTTGGTCCCTTTTTGCTGCACTGAACATTAGATTATGTCCAGGTATTAAGGATTACTCGTCACAAAGACTCACCTGTTTGTCTAGTCACACTGGCGTTGACGTGCGCCCCTCGCGCACACAGCACCTGAAGCAACATGTCATTACACCTGATATTGCATTACGCTGTAGGTTTATTGATTTTCCTGTGCGCATTTGTAGTGTCAATATGGATTGTAACTTGAGAATACTAGTGACTCTATAAAGTTGCCTAAGCGTTATGTGAACATTTAAAGCTTTCCCCTTTTGAACTTGGGTAGCCCATATGAGTAATAACAACAGCACAGTGTTCTTATAGCCTGtcaacagtggtaaacaggttATGGGCTAATCCTGTGTCTGCAGCACGCACGCAAACATAAGCCAGTGTAGAGTAATCTTTAACATGACCACAAGATACACAAATGTCGATCAGCACTCATAAGTGCCTGTACGGTGAGGACAATCAGATCAACCTTGTCCTGCAGGAGGTATTTTTGAAAGGTTGTCTGAGGCATCTTAAGGTTGTGTTGCTATCAGGATGGCAAAGTGTCTTTAATCTGCTC
This window of the Pygocentrus nattereri isolate fPygNat1 chromosome 2, fPygNat1.pri, whole genome shotgun sequence genome carries:
- the elp5 gene encoding elongator complex protein 5, with the protein product MLLEVSEAAQAGGVVIIRDTTSYSGRHLLKYYINCALKREEDVHVLGFEVPEQELRAGLDSNYMHWFHFHNAYIDPLGWTKQSSFTVKQFTTADVTRLVREIQHAKASILVIDSLSWVIRHHNPVAVCQQLQELKRGGSVRMIFGLLHTDLHQQGIVDSICHLASTVISVTSVNHAHHAVAKTMHRKKSGKVIREEEFFTVKDDLTLSIEKRSGQSGHVQMQPDTKADPTSNLTFNLRLSEVEREAREKVALPFVFSQEKKSALLKQSQGSGRIIYEPDASDDFDEEDPDDDLDV